ttgtaaccccttgatatctcttttgtaacgttactcatcatatagtgaaacggagggctgctctctcccccagactaggtcaatttggactgaactgggtcaacaaattcttttgtgttctctcttcctttctccctctctctcgctattttctacttttggcttgtgtttataattgttccatacactttattttttggttgcttgattatcccttgctccacacatcaagtttgttattggtgtgtttTCTCATCGAATTCGCCACATCCATAATTACAAAGAGGTATAGAGAAAGCGGGTTGCCTTACCTCAGAACTTGGTGGAGCAAAAGAAGGGCATCATCATTCCATAACAAGGATGCCATGGAGGAAGTCACACAATGCATAATAAGCTTGATTATTGTCAATTTCAGAGAATATTTAGGTTATTAGTGTAGAATTTGAGGGAGTTATTTACTCTTTAGAGATGAACACAAGTTAGGATGGGTAAGTTTTGGTCAAACCTCTTATCCGACTTGATCAATCTAAGTGGTTTAGATCGGGTAAAATACTCGTGTTTGTCTGACAAACCCGAACCGAACGAACCATATATAATGAACGGGTTGGGTCAATGGGTCACTAAAcatacttctttaaaaaaatctaaataaaaaatatgataaaatgacattttatttcataaaaaatctaatatttaaattatattttagtatttGAAATGCGAACACTTGAATTTATTTGAACACTTCAAGATTAAGGATAAATGTCTTAAACTATCTTATAAAAATGTagtaataaattttttgaacaagtgGTTCACGAGTTTGAAAtcataaacatgttttttttttttgagagagaaatcATAAACATATTACTCGAACCAAAATACTACAAGTTTGAATGAGTTGATTATTCGAGATGGACTCGAACCTGAATGACTTCAGGTAAATGTGGGTTGGGTTACTGAGTCATCTGGACCTCTAAACACCCCTATCACTTGTAAAGTTATAAGGTGTGATTGTTTATGCAaatgttagtaaaaaaaaaaaacgtgaaaatCAACGACcacgtcatgttgactaataAAACGAACAAATTTAGAGACGTTTAACAATTTTATGAGGATTTTGTCTTTTCTCTAATTAGATTATGTATTtgcaaatatattattaatttcgAAGGTTTTTGTTTattaggttaaatatgtttttggtccctacattttacgcgattttgagaatagtccctacatttcaataaatgtttttaaaatccctacatttttcctcCGTTAGCGTAAATAGTCCCTGTTGTCAAATTTCTAACGTGATGCCAATGTTGGCGGTTCAATCTCCCCGGAAAACGGCGGGGAACTTCACCACGATCTTTCTCCGCAGCGTCGTAGATGCGAATCGCCGCTGTTCGTCACATTTCTAGTGAAATATGTTGGTTTAGAGGGGAAGATTTGGAGGTCGAAAGCGATGATGTTATCGTTGAAAGTGCTTGCTGTTGCGGGTGTGGAAGGTGTTGTGGTGGAGATTTGGTGGGGTGGGGTTGAACTTGTTATGATGACTTGTGTTTCATCAACATGACACTGATGGCAGGGACCAATTGCACGAACGAatgaaaaatgtagggattttaaaaacatttattgaaatgtagggactattcttaAAATCGcgtaaaatgtagggaccaaaaacataattaacacttgtttatttactcaataaaagaacaataaaaaatggttaaatagttctttttttttgtttatgttttttttttcacacaaTGCATAATGAGGCGAGTGAGTTTGAGAAGGTTTGGTTGAACAGTATCAGAGCATAGATTCCCTCAAGAATTGCGTAGAAAAAGAATTAAGTAGTAACAATTTTGAAAGTAGAGAAGAAAAGGCATTGGTGTGAGGCATCGGCAGAACGCAGTGGGCAGAGTGAATATACATTCGTTCTCTCAACCCTAATTCTAACAGAACAATAACAATAATGTGGCCTTGTAGTGTTGTTACTACACCTAACCCTTCTTCCTTCTTCCTATTCCTTCCTTCCTCCTCTACCAACAACAGCAATTACAAACCctctctttttcatcttcacacCCCACGTCGTTGCTTTCGCCTCTCCCCTCAATCTACTACTTCTCCCGATTTCAACGGCTGGGCCCACCTCGATACACCCGCCCGCTCCACCACCGCTCACAAACCATTTTCTTCCTTTGCTCCTTTTGCTGCTGCTACTGCTTCCGTCGCTCTCCTTCTTGCCGCCTTCTCCCTTTCTAGTAGAAATAATAATGGTGAGTAGTCAGTACTTTctgtttcattttatttgttgttgttgtcgttgctgctgttgttgttgtcgtcatcAACACTCACTCAAATTCATGTGCGTTTAGGTTTCAATATTCAATTCACAACACCGTTACAACGAATGTGGAGTTCAATTACCACCACTCGTGGTGATCGAGGCAAAGCTgtggtggaggaggaggagttTGATGAATCCACCGCCGAAGAAGCCGTTGTACAAACTGGTAAGCAACCACAATGGACCAGGCTATTTGTTGTGAATATTGTCTTCATTTTACTTTCCTGCTACCTTAGAGTAGGCCCACTTAGGTTAGGGGGCATTGTCCCTCAGTTATTACTAACCTCTGGTGTGTAATCGACATGTTGCTAACTCCAACTCGGTTGAATAAGACTTTAGAGTAAAGTAGTAAACACTATTTTTAATACCCTTCAAGTATTGTGAATCGCTCGTGTCTGTCTGGTAAACCATTTTTGGAGAGTCTGTCTATGCACTGTCTGCGTGGAGGTCTATAAGTGTGGAATCAAACACATGTTCTGTCTTTGATGGCAACTCAGTTGCTTAACTCTGAGAGGTGCTGATTAGTCACACTGATGTGAAATACCCAGGGACTCACGTTAGTGACTCAAACGAAGGCcaatctttttcattttcagttTCACTCCGACCACCACACCGGGCCCCATCCATGCCACCCCTGATTTTCTCCACAGAAACCTATCCCAGAACCACTACACACGAGCAACCACCCCCCGTTACTAGATTCAAACTTGCATTGAAGATTGCCTAGCACCACTGAAATTTATTAAGGTTAAGGAGGGTGAACAATTTTGTGGTTTTAccattcaatttggtccttgacaTGTGAGACCTAATGTGTTGCATCAGTTTGACAAATCAACATCTTGTGGCTAAAAAACATGACAGCTATCAAGATTTCACGGAGTTTAGCAACTAAGTTGACGACATTAGACTAAAATTACTAATAGAAGATAGATTGGaggagtttttgtttttatttaaatatatattcttttcatTACTTTCAGGGAATATTGCAGACACTATAAAACATTCAAAGACGGAAAATGAGTGTTTACtcaaattgtaatatttttattttttatttttaattaaaaactacTATTAGGATACAGGGTATAGGTCTAATCTCAATAAAGGGGCTGAGTAAGGAAGTTCGGAAATTTGCTTATGCAGCAGTTAGTTGGGATAAATAAACAACCATATTTAGGGGAGGGAACATAGAAGGGGAATGGTTCTGACCATTTCAGTTAGAACAGTATAGGTTGGGCACAAAGTGTATCAACTGTTCTCTTCAGTAATACATCTAGATTTCCGTCAATGGTGCTGCATCTCGTTTTCCAGAAATGATGATAGTATTTCTTTTACCCATTGTCCTTAATGTTTTGgttgacattttccttaatgTTTTGGTTGTCATTTTCCTTAATGTTTTTAGAATTATCAGGATCTAAGAATTGCTCTCAAATACTGTTTTGCTATATTTTGTAAACATCAAATATTATTTGGTCTGGTTTTGATGGAAACATTTAATTCTAGTTCAAATGGAGGAGTGCCTCATGTGTTTTATGTGATGCGAAAGTACCGCTCAAGTTgaagtgaatttttttatcgGAAAGTGGTAAAATGGGCGATGCTGTACGGGACAAAGTGTTGGGCGCTTAAGAACCAACACGAACTTAAATTAAGTGTAGAaaagatgaggatgttgcgttgcatgtgtggtaagactagacgaGATAAGATTAGAAATGACAGCATTAAAGAGAGAGGGTTGGGGTAACAcacacctatagtagaaaagatggcAGAAACTAGACTCAGgtggtttggacatgtagagagaagTCCTGTGGATTCTATAGTAAGGAGAATAGATCAGATGGAGGGGAGTCAAATCACTAGAGGTAggggaagacctagaaaaactatgaGAAACTATTGAGAaggatctagagattaatggGTTGGAGAAAGACatggtttttgatagaacaAACACTACAGCGTTGTTGTTTGATttatgtagccgaccccacttagtgggaaaaGGCTCGGTTGTTGTTGTCaagatattttttattgctTCAATAGTTTGATATTTTCTGTTTAAGATTAAGGTTGAGTATTTACTTTTTCTGTTGTATATTTCTCGaaatatcttcatcctttttttACCCTGCATATCAGAAACTACTGAAAAGCCGGCACGAGTTACAATCCCTGTTTCAGCTGATTCCACCCAAGAAGAAGCATTGTCAGTCTTAAAGAAGTTGAAGGTTTGTTTCTAGAAGAAtggtttttatatatataaggcAAACAAGTAGTATTCACCTAGGTGCACTCTGTACAACTCAAGatcatttcataaaataaaagaataattattatacaaatattatcagttttttctttttctgtttggTATTGAGATGTCATTATATTTGGTTATTtctgaaaatttgttttttaaatatattaattattttttagacaTGTGAATCACAGCTCTCTACCTTATTTAGTTCAATGTACTGCCATTTGCTGGAGTCATTTGTTTCGATATTGGTTATGCTGCATATGTTTTTAGCTGATGTGCACGTTCTAgaagaaaagataaaacaaGCAAGAATGGAGGGAAAAGCTAGACACATGTTTGTGTAAATAGTATATTAATGCATTAGTATATATGATGATAACGTCTAACTTCGTATTTCTCTGGGCTTGAAAATTTCTCGATGAAGGGCTACACATATCCTATGGTAGGCATAAATTTGTGCTGCTTAGGGCTTAAATGCaatatgtttttgtaatttgttcTCTCACATTGGTTGTGTTCTACTATGTTGCACTAAAACTATGCTCTGTGTTTGTGCACTCTTTAGTGGAATTCTAGGCTTGAAATTATGGTTTGTGCTGATTTGTCTAGATAGTTGAAGATGATGTGGAAGCTAATGAATTGTGTACCAGAAGACAATTTGCTAGATggctaattaaattaaattcgtCGTTGGAAAGGTTAGTTCCCGTGCATCATTCATGTAACGTCATTGTCAGGAATTAATTTAGAGCGCAAACATGTAGGTTTGTTTGGCTTCCTTTTAAAATGGGTTTCTTTGTCTTCCAGAAATCCAAAACACAGGATTGCTCCAATTGTATCCCTGTCTGGCTCTGTAGATAATGCATTTGATGATATCAGCGTTGATGACCCAGATTTTCAGTCCATTCAAGGTAATAAAAGTTATGGAATTTCACTCGAACCCAAAATCAAGTTTCTTATGGGCAgagatttgaatgatttataatattttcctaTTCAATGCTAAAGTCTTGGCAGAAGCCGGTGTGGTCCCCAGCAAATTATCTTGGAAGAATAGTTCAAATGGTTGTAGAGCTGAGTATAAAgaagacataattttttttcctgataGGTGAATTTGTATTCCATTGCTCTTATAATCTTCGCAATCAAATTACATTGTACTGAATGGAAGATATGTCAATTTTCAACTGCAGATTCATTTCACGACAAGATTTAATGGAATGGAGAACTCAGTTGGagtatggatttttttttgggataatCGACCAGGTACGTGGTTTTATAAAGACAAGTAGTTCggtaatttttatatatgcatgatGGAAAACTTCACATGTATGTCATCTCTTAAAACCTGACTTTTTTACAGTCCAGGTATCAATCAAAAAAGCAGGTTATATGGATGTGAAAGAGATAACATCTCAGGGAGTTTATTTGGACATGTTGGCAGGAGATGGTAGTATACTCAGAAAAGTTTTTGGTATGATCTCTTAGGCTTCCCCTGTATGTATTGatgtttctctttatttttttccttttcgtTTCTTACGAACAATAACAATTGGCACATTTATCACAACAAAACAGAGAAgaaaataagagagaaaataacaaaatgtGTATATTATTGAATTCAAATTAGGGTTTACGGAGGAAATGGTTCCCCAGCCACAGAGCAAGCTCCTCGCAGAGAGCTAATGCACACTACCCATTTCTAACAGAAAATATTCTTCATGATGAATTTCTCTCGTCTTCTCTTTTCTGTTAATAACTGTAACATTCTGATAGAAACTGGTACCAAACAGAATTAGTTATGGAAAATAACAGAATGTTATTCATCAATCTCTGGATAAAGGTTCTCAATCAGAGATTCATACATACACTTACACAATTGTTACAACCGAAAGTATTACAAAGAATAGATTTTACAAGCTCACAGTTTTCCAATGGGTTCTTCAAGAATTGGAGAGCTTGGCCTCTCCCTCCCAATAACTTCCTAATGGCCAATTTTCCCATGTCTTTTCCTACATAGTCTTAACTCTTGTACACAAACACACATAACTgtcacaataataaaaataacttcaTTACTAACTGCTATAGTTATTTTTGCCCTCTCAtcttatatttttctctaaTTAGAGGTCTAACAGATTACCTGTCTCTCACAGCCACCTCTAATAGCATATCACACACGCCTATTTCTCGAATAAACTTACCACACCCTGGGTCCATTGGTTGATGCTGGATCAGCTCCTCACTTGGGCCCAATGTTACCACAATCCTGCTTATTTCCCTCCGTGCGGTGATGCACATGGGATCGACAGTTGCAGGATCATTCCATGAAGTGAAAATCGCAACTCAGCTTGCATCTGCATTTCCGGAAACTTGGGTCGGTTTTGTGCTATAAATCccattttttcaattgttaGGAATCCGGGTTGGGTTTCCAGGAAAACCCAGATTATATTTATGTGACAGTGATTGCTGAACTATATTAGGTTTTCTAACTGGGCCAAGCAGGCCCAATTTCTCTCTGTTTGAGGGTATTTGTTTTTACAACAACTACAGTTTTCTTTAACTATGCCACTATGTTTAATTGTTCACTCacatattgaattttttatatctcttttttaacaatatcaaatggAGAATAATGTCGAGCAGTGTAAGCATAAACAAATGATATATAAAATGAACTTTGAATTTTTAGCACCCATTTTATGCTTTTATCTTGGTCTGTAAACTGGGTTAATGAATGAAGTGGTGcctgttattttattttttaggctaGGGTTATTCCTATGCATCTAGGAGTGCAATAATGAAGAATGATCATATGAGGAATCTATTGTGAATTAACTGTTTTACAGGACAGAGTAAGCGCTTTCAGCCAAACAAACCTTCAACAATAGCACAAGCGGCTGTGGCTCTGACAAGTGGCAGGATGAAAGAAGCAATATCTGCTGAAATGTCAAGATTAGAAGCTGAGAATTCTGCCAGGCAAGATGAGACAGAAGAGATTAGATCTGAGCTGCTTAGCCGAGGAGACATACAGAAGTTTTGGGATGCAAAGATTAGTGAAGAGAAAAGTCACGGTTCTGATGTGGAGAGGCTTTACCTTGAGGCAGTAAACAATTTGGTCGAAGAGAAGATCAATCAAGAAAAGATAAATgctgattttttaaaagaacaggCAGCAATGGCTTGTCAGAAGCAGATGCTGCTTAGTTTGAAAGAAGAAGTTGATGAGATATCAGAAAAGCTTGCCTTAGAGAGAGTCATATATGTAGATGAAAAACAGACTGTACAGAAGTTACTCAGAGATTTAGAGTTCAAGCATGAAAAAATTCTTGACACCAAATCCACGCTGGAAGCTGAGAAAGAAGCTCTTCAGATGCTTAGGTAATTTACGACTTCTGCTTATTTACTGTTTATTTACAGTCCAGTCAAGTATCCATTCAGTTACTATCTTGATTTATGTTTTACCAATTCCTATTTCAAAATCGTGAGGATTGCAAAGCCACAACAGTGGGAAGGTTTGGAGTTGGTATTTTGGTTTGGTGTCCAAAGTTTACATTCCTATGGTAGCTAAATAATTGTGGCACAAATAATTTGTAGTATAAACTTGTAGAATCTTGCATGATTATGTCTTATATATGAGATTCCATGTGTAGAAACTTGTTTGCTAGAGAAGTTGTAGTGACGCATGATTCTTCTTTTTTACTACAACAAAGCATTGCCTCACTGTTTCCTAAAAAACAGATAAAGAAAGAACATGGTGTCACTGAGCTATGTGGGTCAATTGATGCTATTGGTCTATACTCTAAAAGCTAATCTTTTGACAAAACTATTTATCATATGTTACCTTTTGATAATTTCTCTTTAAGTTCTCTTTGGTTCTCCTCCTCCTGCATCTGAAATTCTTTGCTCTTGGGCAATCATGTCCAGATTAGTGCAATTTCTTAtacttaaataattaaacatgcaTACTCTGCACCTATTTCCATTCATGATCATATCTTATCTCTGGGGTACATGATTTTCTTATTACTATAGCAAATAACAAAGCATCGTCTCTTAAGTTATTTGTGTGAATCTATGCCAATAGATTTTTTCAAAAGCCAGATTTAAACAAAACCACTGTGCGCAAATTTTCATTTACTTCTATAAAAGATTTCTTTTGCTTTCCTTAGTCCACAACTGAATATGAATTGTTTGCTTTTATAGAAACCGTGCTCCAGATTAGTACCGTATCTTTGACTTATAGAGTTAACATCTTGTAAATGTATTTTGAGTCTGGCAGAACTTGGGTGGAGGACGAGGCAAGAAGAAGCCAAGCTCGTGCTGCTGTTCTTGCTGAAGTAGGGCGAAGATGGAAATGGGATGACCAAGCTTGAATGTAGGCACGTCAAATAAATGTAAattgttataatttatttacCGAAGGCATAAAATATTTCGGCCATCATGCTTTTTGGTATGGTCTTTCAATGAGAGAAGTAAAGGATTTGTGGCTCAGGATGAGCCTCGACCTTGATTTTGTATACTAGTGATAGAATCGTGGGATACACCGGAGGTAACATTGGAATTGtataattttatacaattgtTTGTAATAAAATTCTTTTGTAATGTCAATCGAATACACGATCTGAATCCCGGCCAAACAACTGCAACAACTGAAACTTGATTCCAAATAGGATTCTTGTGTTTCTTCTGTGCCAACCTTCGTACAAATCGACATAATATTATTCAAAACTCAACACCTTCCTACCGGTAGCAGACGTAAACAAGCTATTGGATTCAAACACTGTATATATAGTTTGAAAGGATACTGGGAAGACAAATGATGATTCAATCAATAATTGGGGATGAATTTTTATCTAAACATTCAGTCATTTAGATAAAGTAAACGTGTTTgagaattttcaaatttggaTATATCATTCTAATTTGAAAGGAACTAGGCTTATTGAGTGAAAACTAatttgaatagtttttttttggctgttgattaatttgaatagttttatttttatttttatactatATGTGATCAGATAggttcaatttttataattatcaaGGTGGAAAAAAAGCTTTACACATGTTACATCGTTATTGAATTATAAATAAATCCCTTGTCATACCCAATTAAATAATATCACAACACATTATTGAATTCATACGTAAAAATTAACTCTCTTACGATAACTATGAATGAATACATAAATTAAGAGGATTGATATTTTTACAACCAATTTTTGAAAACTTCTGTGGTaatcattttttctctctctcataatTGATATGCCTACGTGTCGAATGACTGAGATGTGATTGGATAAACTCCTGCTGCCTATCCATCTTTTGGTTTGTGGTTCAACTTGTCAATTTTATGTCTGGAATATCAATTACTTGTATTGAGCATTGCATATATCTATTTAGAAAATTTTCTTCGGAATAATATTGTCTTTTCTGCCGATAAATAACTATGAAATctaaattttccttaaaaaaaaaaaaaactatgaaatcCACATTTGACTTTTACTATTTCTTTTGCtagtataaaaattatattagcTCTTTttgtctgatttttttttcttcaaattgtCTAATGTATAAAATTCACCTTTAAAGTCGATTTTTTAGACTCTCACATGTGTTCATCTAATACTTTTATTGCGTTTGctagatttttattaaaaaaaaaaaaaaaacatcaaattagTATGAGTGGATGGTGAAACAAATTCTCTGATGAAGTCGGTAGTTTTTCTACGTAGGGGATGATTTGGGTGCTTTTGAGTGAGAATTCTTGACCGATCTTTTGAAAGATGGTGATGTGAACCGATGTCTCATCATATTATGGTTTTAGTTATGTTTTGAAgtatttttctttgcatttgaagaAATTATAGAGGTTTTAGAGTGAATTACTCATGGTTTGAGGATTGTTTTGATTTGAGTCGCTGTAATTATATTTCTTCCATAACTACACAATTTCATAAGTGTTTTTAAGTCTTTTATGATACAAATCATGTAATTCGATAAAACAAGAGACCTCATGAAATTTATAGAAGCTACAaaggtttgaaaaaaaaaaa
Above is a genomic segment from Medicago truncatula cultivar Jemalong A17 chromosome 5, MtrunA17r5.0-ANR, whole genome shotgun sequence containing:
- the LOC11431645 gene encoding uncharacterized protein; the encoded protein is MWPCSVVTTPNPSSFFLFLPSSSTNNSNYKPSLFHLHTPRRCFRLSPQSTTSPDFNGWAHLDTPARSTTAHKPFSSFAPFAAATASVALLLAAFSLSSRNNNGFNIQFTTPLQRMWSSITTTRGDRGKAVVEEEEFDESTAEEAVVQTETTEKPARVTIPVSADSTQEEALSVLKKLKIVEDDVEANELCTRRQFARWLIKLNSSLERNPKHRIAPIVSLSGSVDNAFDDISVDDPDFQSIQVLAEAGVVPSKLSWKNSSNGCRAEYKEDIIFFPDRFISRQDLMEWRTQLEYGFFFGIIDQVSIKKAGYMDVKEITSQGVYLDMLAGDGSILRKVFGQSKRFQPNKPSTIAQAAVALTSGRMKEAISAEMSRLEAENSARQDETEEIRSELLSRGDIQKFWDAKISEEKSHGSDVERLYLEAVNNLVEEKINQEKINADFLKEQAAMACQKQMLLSLKEEVDEISEKLALERVIYVDEKQTVQKLLRDLEFKHEKILDTKSTLEAEKEALQMLRTWVEDEARRSQARAAVLAEVGRRWKWDDQA